A stretch of Paenibacillus sp. URB8-2 DNA encodes these proteins:
- a CDS encoding PdaC/SigV domain-containing protein, with product MNKTNKLVRTWGAGMIAAGLLLGGTVFPAATGEAAPVKAKADYSRVALKFNGTLTSQQGIFREGKIWIPVTFLKNTLGLPITYDKAENSYTLGQGIRQAKLMVSEYGISLAVNGYFINEYEGRNFKNRLYVPFGLLSDYLGYLGDFSASSGRLNVMHRPLNKLTVTTETYTKEADGATIQLDYPQISGLAEASAQKSINDTLKQAAMSFAAGADTAIAEKSEQDRPYEFDSKYVVTYNQDGVLSLVMSQYGYTGGAHGMTLRQAFTFSLKDGKRLLLGDLFGANPNYKKLLNEKVGRLLKADEGYFGGFNGLNTEKYFYLKDGRVVLFFQLYEYTPYAEGFPEFTFAFKELLPDGSSPFAGLK from the coding sequence ATGAACAAGACGAACAAGCTTGTACGCACATGGGGAGCTGGAATGATTGCGGCCGGGCTGCTGCTGGGTGGGACGGTGTTTCCTGCAGCAACGGGTGAAGCGGCGCCGGTTAAGGCTAAGGCTGATTATTCTCGGGTTGCCTTGAAGTTCAATGGAACCCTTACTTCGCAGCAGGGCATTTTCCGGGAGGGAAAGATATGGATCCCTGTAACTTTTCTTAAAAATACACTGGGTTTGCCGATCACCTATGACAAGGCGGAGAATAGCTATACCCTCGGACAGGGAATCCGCCAGGCCAAGCTGATGGTTTCCGAATATGGAATCTCTCTTGCGGTTAACGGCTACTTTATCAACGAGTATGAGGGCCGCAACTTTAAAAACCGTCTTTACGTTCCATTTGGTCTGCTCAGTGATTATTTGGGCTACCTTGGAGACTTTAGCGCTTCCTCCGGCAGATTGAATGTAATGCACCGGCCGCTGAACAAACTGACGGTAACGACGGAGACGTATACCAAGGAGGCCGATGGAGCAACGATCCAACTGGATTACCCGCAGATTTCGGGACTTGCGGAAGCCTCTGCGCAGAAGAGCATTAACGATACTCTAAAACAAGCTGCTATGAGCTTTGCCGCCGGTGCCGACACGGCGATAGCTGAAAAAAGCGAACAGGACCGTCCGTATGAATTCGACTCGAAATACGTGGTAACCTACAACCAGGACGGCGTCCTGAGCCTGGTCATGAGCCAGTACGGCTACACCGGAGGCGCTCACGGAATGACATTGCGCCAAGCCTTCACTTTCTCGCTTAAGGACGGCAAGCGTCTGCTTCTGGGCGACTTGTTTGGAGCCAATCCGAACTACAAAAAGCTTTTGAACGAGAAGGTCGGCAGGCTGTTAAAGGCAGACGAAGGCTATTTTGGCGGTTTTAACGGCCTGAATACCGAGAAATACTTTTATCTTAAAGACGGCCGGGTAGTACTCTTCTTTCAATTATATGAATATACCCCGTATGCCGAAGGCTTTCCGGAGTTCACTTTCGCCTTTAAAGAACTGCTGCCGGACGGAAGCAGTCCGTTCGCCGGTTTAAAATAG
- a CDS encoding ABC transporter substrate-binding protein — protein MLAALQFFELRSSYVDRELNTPFPTTIQALTDIWHCTPRNVKMVLRKLSDLGWISWQPGLGRGNSSMLAFLADAQDILLEEATIQTNKGDVKGALELIDRFGESAQVKDRFLEWLSGGMGFTRTLVTDTMLDILRFPVQRFIVTLDPASIYFAFDSHIIGHIFDTLVEYDPTTETFRPSIAHFWESSPDCSEWIIHLRKGVSFHHGREVTAEDVIYSFNRLRLNPDLYEHSWLFAGIEDIHMLDRRTVRIRLKEPNYLFLHVLSVKASSILPADLCGADEPAFMKQPLGTGSFKLTRYDESVCILEAFSSHFRGRPHIDRVEIFFMSEQDSGLLKEPDWSGASCTEQNMYNGYMRKSAGPDAEWREVETVSPGCSMLVFNRRKEGPQKSLAFRRAMYLIIDRRQMIADLGENRIYPALGFRTQQGIAEDPHERMEPAPEEADIYRLLEQGGYRGETVRLATRSSHVADAQWIQRRCRDFGIRMEIQVRKAGDMGGPGFSPEDDCQLYEIALGDDEFNELELYLQKGFFPSALEGGMLETVKASALAVLSDPDRNSRWRRLHELEDLLHQSYSVLFLLHKKSNTRLHSSIQGINLNSCGWLDFRTVWFQPHSRENK, from the coding sequence TTGCTGGCCGCTCTGCAATTTTTTGAGCTGAGATCGTCCTACGTTGACCGGGAGCTGAACACTCCCTTTCCAACCACGATTCAAGCGCTGACCGACATATGGCACTGCACGCCGCGCAACGTTAAAATGGTCCTCCGCAAGCTGTCGGATCTCGGATGGATCAGCTGGCAGCCGGGGCTTGGCCGGGGGAATTCCTCCATGCTCGCTTTTCTGGCCGACGCGCAAGATATCCTGCTTGAGGAAGCCACAATCCAAACGAATAAAGGCGATGTCAAAGGAGCGCTTGAACTGATCGACCGTTTCGGCGAGTCCGCGCAGGTCAAAGACCGGTTTCTGGAATGGCTCTCGGGCGGAATGGGCTTTACCCGGACCCTGGTTACCGACACAATGCTGGATATACTCCGGTTCCCCGTGCAGCGCTTCATTGTGACGCTTGATCCCGCTTCGATCTATTTTGCCTTCGACTCGCATATTATCGGGCATATTTTCGATACGCTAGTTGAGTACGACCCGACCACCGAAACCTTTCGGCCTTCCATCGCCCACTTTTGGGAAAGCTCGCCGGACTGCAGCGAATGGATCATCCATCTGAGAAAAGGCGTCAGCTTCCACCACGGCAGGGAGGTAACGGCAGAGGACGTCATCTACTCCTTCAACCGGCTGCGGCTGAACCCGGATCTATACGAGCATAGCTGGTTGTTCGCGGGGATCGAGGATATCCATATGCTGGACCGCAGGACGGTCCGTATCCGGCTCAAAGAGCCCAATTACCTCTTCCTGCACGTCCTTTCCGTCAAAGCGTCGTCCATTCTTCCCGCAGACCTGTGCGGGGCGGACGAACCGGCCTTTATGAAACAGCCTTTGGGAACCGGATCGTTCAAGTTGACGCGTTATGATGAGAGCGTATGTATATTGGAGGCTTTCTCCTCCCATTTCCGGGGCAGGCCGCATATCGACCGAGTCGAGATCTTCTTTATGTCCGAACAGGATTCAGGTCTGCTGAAAGAGCCGGATTGGTCCGGCGCCTCCTGCACAGAACAGAATATGTACAATGGGTATATGAGAAAAAGCGCCGGCCCGGACGCCGAATGGCGCGAGGTGGAGACCGTTTCGCCGGGTTGCAGCATGCTGGTCTTTAACCGCCGCAAGGAAGGGCCCCAAAAGAGCCTCGCCTTCCGCCGGGCGATGTATCTGATCATTGACCGCAGGCAGATGATTGCGGACCTCGGCGAGAACCGGATTTATCCGGCGCTCGGATTCCGCACTCAGCAGGGCATAGCCGAAGACCCGCACGAACGAATGGAGCCGGCGCCGGAGGAAGCGGATATTTATCGTCTATTGGAGCAGGGCGGCTACCGGGGAGAAACGGTCCGGCTGGCGACCCGCAGCAGCCATGTCGCCGACGCGCAGTGGATTCAGCGGCGCTGCCGGGATTTCGGCATCCGCATGGAGATTCAAGTGCGCAAAGCTGGGGATATGGGCGGTCCGGGCTTTTCGCCGGAGGATGATTGCCAGCTGTATGAGATTGCTCTCGGCGACGACGAGTTTAATGAGCTGGAATTATACCTGCAGAAAGGATTCTTCCCTTCCGCCTTGGAGGGCGGCATGCTGGAGACGGTAAAAGCTTCCGCTCTGGCCGTACTATCCGACCCCGACCGGAACAGCCGCTGGCGGAGGCTCCATGAACTGGAGGATCTGCTGCACCAGTCCTACAGCGTACTGTTTCTGCTGCACAAGAAAAGCAACACAAGGCTCCATTCTTCGATTCAGGGAATCAATCTGAATTCCTGCGGGTGGCTCGACTTCCGCACCGTCTGGTTCCAGCCGCATTCGCGCGAGAACAAATAG
- a CDS encoding ROK family glucokinase — MSENIYVGVDLGGTAIKVGICNDEGHLLHTYEGPTGTQDGVDTVIDNIEKYVRQIVADSPYEWDQLVGVGAGVAGFTNIREGIIILAPNIGFRDVPIRSILEDRLNKPVKIDNDANVAALGEAWSGAGRGIENCVCYTLGTGVGGGIIINGKIYQGFSGLAGELGHISVVPDLEAIQCGCGKMGCLETVSSATGIIRMATDAVARGDRTTLAAEEKIAAKEVFDAAKAGDEVALRIINRAAFYLGKSMAAVAAVLNPEVFIIGGGVSKAGEILFEEIRRVYAQLAPDPLQKDVKIIPALLGNDAGIVGAAGLLLRS, encoded by the coding sequence ATGTCGGAAAATATCTACGTAGGCGTGGATTTGGGCGGAACCGCAATTAAGGTGGGCATTTGCAATGACGAAGGTCATTTGCTTCACACCTATGAAGGGCCTACTGGAACCCAGGACGGTGTCGATACCGTCATTGACAACATCGAAAAGTACGTGCGTCAAATTGTCGCTGATTCACCTTATGAATGGGATCAGCTTGTCGGTGTTGGAGCGGGAGTAGCCGGTTTCACGAACATTCGTGAAGGCATTATCATTCTTGCGCCTAACATAGGATTCAGAGACGTGCCGATTCGTTCCATTTTGGAAGATCGCTTGAACAAGCCCGTCAAAATAGACAATGATGCCAATGTGGCGGCGCTTGGCGAAGCTTGGAGCGGTGCCGGGCGGGGCATCGAGAACTGCGTATGCTATACGCTGGGGACCGGCGTCGGCGGCGGCATTATTATAAACGGTAAAATTTATCAAGGATTCTCCGGCCTTGCCGGCGAGCTCGGCCATATTTCCGTGGTTCCTGATCTGGAAGCGATTCAGTGCGGCTGCGGGAAGATGGGCTGTTTGGAAACCGTTTCCTCGGCGACAGGCATCATTCGTATGGCGACCGACGCGGTAGCGCGGGGCGACCGCACAACGCTTGCGGCGGAGGAAAAAATCGCCGCCAAGGAAGTATTCGATGCGGCCAAAGCCGGGGACGAAGTGGCGCTGCGTATCATAAACCGGGCCGCATTTTACCTCGGCAAGTCGATGGCGGCGGTCGCTGCCGTGCTGAATCCCGAGGTGTTCATCATCGGCGGCGGCGTATCCAAGGCCGGTGAAATCCTGTTTGAGGAAATTCGCCGAGTGTACGCGCAATTGGCGCCCGATCCGCTTCAAAAGGACGTAAAAATTATCCCCGCGCTCCTCGGAAACGATGCGGGTATTGTCGGAGCGGCCGGCCTTCTGCTGCGTTCTTAG
- a CDS encoding SIMPL domain-containing protein encodes MKGWIKSVLTVFVAGSLMVGGVALSGGLKQPEKAYAEEAQKNIVSVVGKGELSMKPDIVYLSIGVDTSAKTAQEAQKSNGAKIQKLTALLKNTWGISDKDIQTSEFFVQPNYTYNDKEGQQVKGYNAHHVLQVAYRDLTKVGSLLDAASEAGANNIGNARFAVEDTSAFEAQVIEKAMANADVKAAAIAKAAKRTLGQVLTVSQNDGGAGPILYEQNAKMMYGAADSAASTAVQPGEVKITTQLSVMYQLN; translated from the coding sequence ATGAAGGGATGGATCAAGTCGGTCCTGACAGTATTCGTTGCAGGAAGCTTAATGGTGGGAGGAGTTGCGCTCAGCGGTGGATTAAAGCAGCCGGAGAAGGCTTACGCCGAAGAGGCGCAGAAGAATATCGTCAGTGTCGTGGGCAAAGGAGAACTGTCGATGAAGCCGGATATCGTCTATCTGTCGATCGGAGTCGATACTTCGGCGAAAACCGCCCAGGAAGCCCAGAAGTCCAATGGGGCAAAAATTCAAAAATTGACAGCGCTGCTCAAGAATACATGGGGTATTAGTGATAAAGATATTCAAACCAGCGAGTTCTTCGTACAGCCGAACTATACGTACAACGATAAGGAAGGCCAGCAAGTGAAAGGCTATAACGCGCATCATGTTTTGCAGGTTGCATACCGCGATCTGACCAAGGTGGGCTCGCTGCTCGATGCGGCTTCCGAGGCGGGCGCCAACAATATCGGCAATGCCCGTTTTGCGGTGGAAGACACTTCGGCCTTCGAGGCGCAGGTGATTGAGAAGGCGATGGCCAACGCCGACGTGAAAGCGGCCGCGATTGCCAAAGCCGCCAAGAGAACGCTTGGACAGGTGCTGACCGTCAGCCAGAACGATGGGGGCGCGGGCCCGATATTATATGAACAGAACGCCAAAATGATGTACGGCGCCGCCGATAGCGCCGCCAGTACCGCAGTCCAGCCGGGAGAAGTGAAGATTACGACTCAGCTTAGCGTCATGTATCAATTAAACTAG
- a CDS encoding HPr family phosphocarrier protein, producing MTKHPVVVRLKTGLHARPAALFVQEANKFSSEIFVEKDDKKVNAKSIMGIMSLAISSGTEIYISAEGADADQAVTALTSLVSKEELENQ from the coding sequence ATGACAAAGCACCCGGTAGTCGTCCGGTTGAAGACGGGGCTCCATGCTCGGCCGGCAGCATTGTTCGTGCAGGAAGCCAACAAGTTCTCATCTGAGATTTTCGTCGAAAAAGACGATAAAAAAGTTAACGCCAAAAGCATTATGGGGATTATGAGCCTTGCGATCAGCTCCGGCACGGAGATTTATATCAGCGCGGAAGGCGCGGATGCCGATCAGGCCGTAACCGCGTTGACGAGCCTTGTCAGCAAGGAAGAGCTGGAGAATCAATAA
- a CDS encoding DUF438 domain-containing protein — protein sequence MSKQISRPVTEVSQESRRREMLKEVIEDLHAGKSVDEVKARFEEAVAGINVFEIAAMENALIKEDGVPAVEIRRLCAVHEAVFQGTVQEIHRFSKPEDQPGHPVHTFKRENRDVERLVNFKLKLHANKFQKNDSPENARKLLDDLALLFDLDKHYRRKEDLLFPYLKKHGAYGTSSVMWGADDAIRSMIKDARTMLMPYRGRKTEVGEVLSRMNREVNEMIYKEEQVLLPAALEILTEKEWLGIAKASAEIGYCMSVPEEEWVPE from the coding sequence ATGAGCAAACAGATTAGCCGGCCTGTAACGGAAGTCTCGCAGGAAAGCCGCCGCCGGGAAATGCTGAAAGAGGTTATCGAGGATCTGCATGCGGGCAAGTCGGTGGACGAGGTGAAGGCGAGGTTCGAGGAAGCGGTGGCCGGAATTAACGTGTTCGAGATCGCGGCCATGGAGAATGCGCTGATTAAGGAAGATGGAGTTCCTGCGGTTGAAATTCGGCGTCTATGCGCCGTGCATGAAGCCGTTTTTCAGGGTACAGTCCAGGAGATTCACCGTTTTTCGAAGCCTGAGGATCAGCCGGGGCATCCTGTACACACATTCAAGCGGGAAAACCGGGATGTCGAGCGTCTCGTCAATTTTAAGCTGAAGCTTCACGCGAACAAGTTCCAAAAGAACGACAGCCCTGAGAATGCCCGTAAGCTGCTGGATGATCTCGCTCTGCTGTTTGATCTCGACAAGCACTACCGGCGCAAGGAGGATTTGCTGTTTCCTTATTTGAAGAAGCACGGAGCCTATGGGACGTCCTCCGTCATGTGGGGCGCCGATGACGCTATCCGCAGCATGATCAAGGACGCCAGAACCATGCTTATGCCTTATAGAGGCCGCAAAACAGAGGTTGGCGAAGTGCTGTCCCGAATGAATCGGGAAGTCAACGAAATGATCTATAAGGAAGAGCAGGTTCTTCTTCCGGCGGCGCTTGAGATACTAACGGAAAAGGAATGGCTTGGCATTGCCAAGGCAAGCGCCGAAATCGGCTACTGTATGTCGGTGCCGGAGGAGGAATGGGTGCCGGAGTGA
- the trxB gene encoding thioredoxin-disulfide reductase, whose amino-acid sequence MYKSIVIGTGPAGLTAAIYLARANLSPLVIEGLQPGGQLTTTTEVENFPGFPEGILGPDLMDNMRKQAERFGAEFKNGWVESVDFSQRPFKVNVDGLGVLEAETVIISTGASAKYLGIPGEQDNVGRGVSTCATCDGFFFRGKKIIVVGGGDSAMEEASFLTRFASNVTLVHRREELRASKIMQDRAKENSKISWALGRTPLEVVTGETGVKGLLVRNNETSAEELIEVDGVFVAIGHTPNTAFLGGQITTDANGYIVVRPGTTETNIPGVFACGDVQDTRYRQAISAAGSGCMAAMDAEKYLEGAMVHDWSETLDK is encoded by the coding sequence ATGTATAAATCGATTGTAATCGGAACCGGCCCGGCCGGTCTAACCGCCGCCATTTATCTGGCGCGCGCGAATTTGAGCCCGCTGGTCATTGAAGGCTTGCAGCCGGGCGGACAGTTGACAACGACGACGGAAGTGGAGAACTTCCCCGGATTTCCGGAAGGCATTCTTGGTCCGGATCTTATGGACAACATGCGCAAGCAGGCGGAACGCTTCGGAGCCGAGTTCAAGAACGGCTGGGTAGAATCGGTCGATTTCTCGCAGCGGCCCTTTAAAGTGAATGTGGATGGGCTCGGTGTGCTGGAAGCGGAAACGGTTATTATCTCGACGGGCGCTTCGGCCAAGTACCTGGGTATCCCGGGAGAGCAGGATAATGTAGGACGCGGAGTCAGCACCTGCGCCACCTGCGACGGTTTCTTCTTCCGCGGGAAGAAGATCATTGTGGTCGGCGGCGGCGACTCCGCGATGGAGGAAGCGAGCTTCCTGACACGGTTCGCAAGCAACGTCACGCTGGTGCATCGCCGCGAGGAGCTGCGGGCGTCCAAGATTATGCAGGACCGGGCGAAGGAAAACAGCAAAATTTCGTGGGCGCTGGGCCGCACTCCATTGGAAGTCGTGACGGGCGAGACCGGAGTGAAGGGACTGCTTGTCCGCAACAACGAAACCAGTGCCGAAGAACTGATTGAAGTCGACGGCGTCTTTGTGGCGATCGGCCATACGCCGAACACCGCTTTTCTCGGCGGCCAGATTACGACCGACGCCAACGGCTATATCGTCGTCCGTCCGGGCACGACCGAGACGAATATCCCCGGCGTGTTCGCCTGCGGCGATGTTCAGGATACCCGGTATCGTCAGGCCATCTCTGCGGCGGGTTCGGGATGTATGGCGGCGATGGACGCCGAGAAGTATCTTGAAGGCGCGATGGTACACGACTGGAGCGAGACGCTGGATAAATAA
- the rapZ gene encoding RNase adapter RapZ → MTEEENIPSAADTLIIITGMSGAGKTIAVQSLEDLGFFCVDNLPPVLIPKFAELIEQSKGKIAKVALVIDLRGREFFTALSESLHLIKDHFTIGCEILFLDATDSVLVQRYKESRRRHPLAPKGMPLDGIRLERNMLEELKNSATQVIDTSSMKPAQLKEKIVSRYSHLGKSTLSVNITSFGFKYGIPIDADLVFDVRFLPNPHYVDHLRPHTGQDSDVYDYVMKWPETQAFLTKLLDMLHFLIPQYRKEGKAQIIIGIGCTGGKHRSVAISEYLGKMLGVSETETVSVSHRDAERDRH, encoded by the coding sequence ATGACCGAAGAGGAGAATATTCCGTCGGCTGCGGACACCCTGATCATTATTACCGGAATGTCGGGAGCGGGCAAGACCATCGCCGTGCAGAGCCTCGAAGATCTTGGATTTTTCTGCGTCGATAATCTTCCGCCCGTCCTGATCCCCAAATTCGCGGAGCTGATTGAGCAGTCCAAAGGGAAAATCGCGAAAGTGGCGCTCGTCATTGACCTGCGGGGCCGCGAGTTTTTCACCGCCCTGTCGGAATCGTTGCATTTGATCAAGGATCATTTTACGATCGGCTGCGAGATTCTGTTTCTGGACGCCACCGATTCCGTACTGGTGCAGCGCTACAAAGAAAGCCGGCGTCGTCATCCGCTTGCTCCGAAGGGCATGCCGCTCGACGGTATCCGGCTGGAGCGCAATATGCTGGAGGAGCTTAAGAATTCGGCCACGCAGGTTATTGATACGAGCAGTATGAAGCCTGCCCAGCTCAAGGAGAAGATTGTCTCCCGTTACTCCCATTTGGGGAAAAGCACGCTTTCCGTCAATATCACTTCTTTCGGCTTCAAATACGGCATTCCAATCGACGCGGATCTTGTGTTTGACGTCCGCTTTTTGCCTAATCCGCACTATGTGGACCACCTTCGGCCCCACACGGGACAAGACAGCGATGTATATGATTATGTAATGAAGTGGCCCGAGACGCAGGCATTTCTGACGAAGCTGCTCGATATGCTGCATTTTCTGATTCCCCAATACCGCAAGGAAGGCAAGGCCCAGATCATCATCGGCATCGGCTGCACCGGCGGAAAGCACCGCTCTGTGGCCATTTCCGAATATTTGGGTAAAATGCTGGGGGTAAGCGAGACGGAAACCGTATCGGTCAGCCACCGGGATGCCGAACGCGACAGGCATTAA
- the whiA gene encoding DNA-binding protein WhiA: MSFAALTKKELTMVESGPCCEKAEMSALIRMNGSVQLSSKRIVLDISTENAAIARRIYSLLKKYYQVHTELLVRKKMRLKKNNVYIVRIPARVEEILNDLRIVSEGFMFTDGIDDSIVHKNCCKRAYLRGAFMAGGSVNNPEGSSYHLEIASMYEEHCKALVELAGEFHLNARCIERKKGFILYIKEGEKIIEFLNLIGAHQALFKFEDVRIMRDMRNSVNRIVNCETANLNKTISAAVRQIENIKFLEKEMGLENLPDKLREVAEVRLAHPDINLKEVGEMLKGSVSKSGVNHRLRKIDELAEKLRGE, translated from the coding sequence TTGTCTTTTGCGGCGCTAACCAAAAAAGAACTGACGATGGTCGAGAGCGGCCCCTGCTGCGAGAAAGCGGAGATGTCCGCGCTGATCCGGATGAACGGATCGGTGCAGCTTTCAAGCAAAAGGATCGTCCTCGACATCTCAACAGAGAATGCCGCGATTGCAAGGCGGATTTATTCCTTGCTTAAGAAATATTACCAGGTTCATACCGAGCTTCTCGTGCGTAAAAAAATGCGTTTGAAGAAAAATAACGTCTATATCGTCCGAATCCCCGCCCGTGTGGAGGAAATTCTGAACGACCTCAGAATCGTCTCGGAGGGCTTCATGTTTACGGACGGCATTGACGACAGCATTGTCCACAAGAACTGCTGCAAACGCGCGTACCTGCGCGGCGCTTTTATGGCGGGAGGCTCGGTGAACAATCCCGAAGGTTCGTCATACCATCTGGAGATCGCCTCCATGTATGAGGAGCACTGCAAGGCGCTGGTTGAGCTGGCGGGGGAGTTTCATCTTAACGCCCGCTGCATCGAGCGCAAGAAGGGATTCATCCTCTACATCAAGGAAGGCGAGAAGATCATCGAGTTCCTGAACCTGATCGGCGCCCATCAGGCCTTGTTCAAATTCGAGGATGTGCGCATTATGCGCGACATGCGAAACTCCGTCAATCGGATTGTGAACTGCGAGACCGCCAATCTCAACAAGACGATCAGCGCGGCGGTGCGCCAGATTGAGAACATCAAGTTTCTGGAGAAGGAAATGGGACTCGAGAATCTGCCCGACAAGCTGCGTGAAGTGGCGGAGGTCCGGCTGGCCCATCCCGATATCAATCTGAAGGAAGTCGGTGAAATGCTGAAAGGAAGCGTCAGCAAATCCGGCGTCAACCATCGACTGCGCAAGATCGACGAGTTGGCGGAGAAGCTTCGAGGCGAATGA
- a CDS encoding GDSL-type esterase/lipase family protein, whose protein sequence is MVYNYTAIGDSLTTGFGAMPGNGFVPVYRRMSEISLRTFVAYTNLGINGLTTAELEKLVSYNPQFRQSLREADLITISIGGNDLIHAAKAGGQSNSPSSVYQNALKESRRHFAGIMGQIHHAKAGAGKPYIIRIVGLYNPYPRVAEASGWVRQFNRLMAQYNSKVCGFADIYGAFAGYERELLSIDHLHPNGKGYRVIADRLQSIGYGSLSPN, encoded by the coding sequence ATGGTATACAACTATACGGCGATCGGCGATTCGCTGACGACCGGCTTCGGAGCGATGCCGGGCAACGGCTTTGTTCCTGTGTACCGGCGGATGTCTGAGATTTCGCTCCGTACTTTTGTCGCCTATACGAACCTTGGAATCAACGGCTTGACTACAGCCGAACTGGAGAAGCTTGTTAGTTATAACCCGCAGTTTCGCCAATCACTTCGAGAGGCGGATCTTATCACGATTTCGATCGGGGGCAATGATCTGATCCATGCCGCCAAGGCCGGGGGACAGTCTAATTCGCCGTCTTCTGTTTATCAAAATGCCCTGAAAGAATCCCGGAGGCATTTTGCCGGCATCATGGGACAGATTCACCATGCGAAGGCGGGAGCCGGCAAGCCTTATATTATCCGGATTGTCGGATTATACAATCCGTATCCCCGGGTGGCAGAGGCCTCGGGCTGGGTCCGGCAGTTCAACCGCCTAATGGCGCAGTACAATAGCAAGGTATGCGGCTTTGCGGATATTTACGGAGCGTTTGCCGGATACGAGCGGGAATTGCTTTCCATCGACCATCTTCACCCTAATGGAAAAGGATACCGCGTCATTGCGGATCGGCTGCAGTCGATCGGATATGGAAGCCTGAGCCCAAATTGA
- a CDS encoding gluconeogenesis factor YvcK family protein, which translates to MGGGTGLSVMLRGLKEKPLDITAIVTVADDGGSSGILRSELQMPPPGDIRNVLTAMADVEPLMADIMKYRFSSGEGLAGHSLGNLILAALTDISGDFVTAVRELSRVFAVRGRVLPAAGEAVVLSAEMEDGTVVKGESKIPEAGGKIKRVFLDPPDVEPLPEALEAIRSADAILLGPGSLYTSILPNLLVPKLAEAVVASNAVKMFICNVMTQPGETDNYTVSDHLQAVYDHIGMHLFDYVIVNNGEIPPEVQRKYAEQGARPVGLDTKAIDDQRYKLIADKLVLFRTYLRHDTDKLSHHIYQLVQDWITRKR; encoded by the coding sequence ATGGGCGGCGGCACCGGCCTGTCCGTTATGCTTCGCGGCTTGAAAGAAAAGCCGCTGGATATTACCGCAATCGTAACGGTGGCCGATGACGGCGGTAGCTCCGGCATCCTGCGCAGCGAGCTGCAAATGCCGCCGCCGGGCGATATCCGCAACGTATTGACGGCGATGGCCGATGTCGAGCCGCTGATGGCCGACATTATGAAGTACCGCTTCAGCAGCGGAGAGGGCCTTGCCGGGCACAGTCTCGGCAATCTGATTTTGGCCGCGCTTACCGATATATCCGGCGATTTCGTCACCGCCGTCCGGGAACTGAGCCGGGTCTTCGCCGTGAGGGGGCGGGTGCTGCCGGCCGCCGGCGAAGCGGTGGTGCTGAGTGCGGAGATGGAGGATGGCACGGTCGTAAAGGGAGAATCCAAGATTCCAGAAGCCGGGGGCAAAATCAAGCGGGTCTTTCTGGACCCGCCCGATGTCGAGCCGCTGCCGGAGGCGCTGGAGGCGATCCGGTCCGCCGATGCCATTCTGCTCGGTCCCGGCAGCCTGTACACCAGCATTTTGCCGAATCTGCTTGTGCCGAAGCTGGCGGAGGCGGTTGTAGCCTCTAACGCGGTCAAGATGTTCATCTGCAACGTGATGACCCAACCGGGGGAAACGGATAACTATACGGTAAGCGACCATTTGCAGGCCGTGTACGATCATATCGGAATGCATTTGTTCGATTATGTCATCGTTAATAATGGCGAGATTCCGCCCGAAGTGCAGCGCAAATACGCTGAACAAGGGGCGCGTCCAGTCGGACTGGACACGAAAGCCATAGATGATCAGCGCTATAAGCTTATTGCCGACAAACTGGTTTTATTCCGCACCTATTTGCGGCATGATACGGATAAGCTGAGCCATCATATTTATCAACTGGTTCAGGATTGGATAACACGAAAGAGGTGA